The genomic region CGACTAAAGTAAAGATAATGGCATAAAAAAGCGCATAGGATGAATCGGTATTGATGAAAGCATCCCTGATACTCATCGATGCAGCCGCTTGCGATATGGTGGTAATTGTGGTGCCGTTTACGGCATTAATCCACGAAACGGCAGGAAAAAAGGCAATGGCGAAAACGATAAGCAGCAAAATGGGGAGCAGCATATCGATCGGCTTTGCACGGGTTGTTTGTTCTTCGGGGATATCGCCGGAAATAACACCGTAGACTTCTTCGTTCCAAAGGCGTCCGGTTGTTTTTGCTAAGTTTTCGGATCTTTTCATTGGACCGAAATCGGATTTAAAAAAGATGATGACAAGAATCATCAAGATTGTTGTCAACGCATAAAGGTTGTACGGAATAGCGCGGATAAAAAATTCAAAATCGCTGATACCCAGTTTGCTGAACCCTTCGGAATTTCTCACGATGGACATAACGGTAACGACCCAGCTGGAAACAGGCGCTAAAATACATACGGGGGCTGCAGTGGAATCCAAAATATAGGCAAGTTTTGCACGCGGCACCTTATGCTGATCATTTATCGGCCTCATAACGGTTCCAACGGTTAAAGAGTTGAAATAGTCATCTATAAAAACGATTAAACCGAATATAAACGTTGCAAACTGAGAAGCCGTTCCGCTCTTTAGTTTTTTAGACATCCACAAACCAAACGCCTGCGCCGCTCCTGTTTTTGATAACATACCGACCAGTGCGCCGAGCAATCCGCAGAAGAGAAAAATGCGGATATTCCAACTATCCGCTAAAGAACCGGCGAGTAAATCCGTTAGTTTCATAAGCGCCGCTGCAGGATTCCCGCCGGCAACGATCATACAACCGGATAAAATCCCCAAAAAGAGCGAAACGATAACATCTTTTGTAATGAAAGCAAGTGCGATGGTTAAAACCGGAGGTATGATCCCCCATAGTCCAAAATGATCCATAAATATTAGAAACTCCTTTTTATCAGGGTGTCGTATAAATGAAAGAAGAACATATTGTAGCATATATTCTACATCTGTGCAGTAGTGTGTGATACGGATTTTTGAAGGCTGTGGAGCGGCGAGTCTTTTGTTAATATAAAAACACTTATCATGTATTCCAAATGAGATATATGAAAATGCATTTAGCCCAAAAAAGTGTTCCCCTTTTAATGACTACCAGTTCATTTTGTGATATAGTACAGGGTATGCAAGAAATACCATTATCAGCGGATTTTGCTGTTCAAGCAAAAAGGTTTTTGAAAAAAACATCTTTCTTTTCCGGCTGGACAGACAGCGAACTGGATGAAATTATGATGCACTGTCAGGCAAACGAGTTTGAGGACGGCAGTATAATCTTTACGCCCGAAGAAAACGGCTCCAAGGTGTATCTGCTATTGAACGGCAGTGCCGAAGTCCTCTCCCCCGATAAAAAGACTGCATTGGCTGAATTTGTTGCAGGGGAATTATTCGGCGAAATTGCCTTGCTGACCGGTAAACCGCACGATGCATATGCCATAGCACGTAAACAAGCCCGTATCTTAGAATTTCCCAAAGATGGGGTTCCGCTTGAAACCCTCTTCCACGATAAACCGCGAATACTTGCACATCTTTTTCAATCATTGTTGATTTTCACATCCCAACGTACCAGAGCCGCAAATCTGCTCATCAAAGAGAATTCACCGGTTGTACGCGAGCTGCGAAATCAGGTATATAGCGACAAGCTTTCAGGTCTATTCAACCGTACCTATTTAGAGGAATCTTTTGCAGAATTTTGCAAGGAACCTTTTGCACTCATTATGATGAAACCGGATAACTTTAAGCAGATCAACGACAGCTTCGGTCATGAAGCAGGTGATACCGCACTTATCTTTATTGCCGGTCATCTAAAAAAAGCCTTTTCGGAAAACACTATTTTGGCGCGCTACGAAGGAAATGAATTCGCAGTTCTCACTCACCTGTACACCGATAAAGAATCCGCACGGGCTTTCGCAGAAAAAATTAAAAAAGAACTCGAAACATTGGATCTTTCCCATATTTTTAACGGTGAGAAAATCTTTTTAAGTATGAGCCTCGGTGTCGTTCTATTTCCGCAACATGGTAAAATCTATACCGATATTGTAACACGATGTTCCGGTATGCCGTTGATAGGCAGGCAACGCGGCGGTTCTATGATTTTATTTCCGGAGGATATATAATGCTCGAAGTAAAACAGCGGTGGCTTGAAGTTTTACGTAAAACTTCTCTTTTTTCGCGCTTAACACCTGATCAAATGGCAGTTGTGCTTTCCTCCCTCTTTTATTGTGAGTTGGAAGCGGGCCAAACTCTCGTATATGAAGGTGAAATAGGATCGGAGCTTTTTATTATAGTCCAAGGATGTATATCGATTTCGGTAAAATCCGGAGAAGAAAATATCGAATTGGGAAGGTTGCATTCCGGCGATTTTTTCGGTGAAATGTCGCTGCTTGAACAAACTGCCCGTTCAGCTTCGTGTACGGCGGTGGAAAACACCTCATGCTTTATGCTTAAAGCGCGGGATTTTTCGCAGATTATTGTGAATGACCCTGTTATTGCCGTTTCCATTTTACAGCAAATGCTTTCGAGTACGGTTTCGCGCCTCTTACGGACAAATAGCTTTTTAACGCAGGTTATACAGTGGGGCGACGAAGCCAAGAAGCGCGCTATCACCGATCCCTTTACAGGGCTCTTTAACCGACGCTATCTTGATGATAATATCGGAAACCTTATCCGCCGGAACACCGAAACCACCGGCGCCAGCTTCGCAATGGTGGATGTTGATCGTTTCGGCACCTTGAACAAAACCTACGGGAGTGTGTTCTGCGACAATATTTTGCTTGCAATTACCGATGTGTTTAAGAAAACATTTGACCATCAGGATACGCTGATACGGTATGGCGGTGACGAGTTCTGTTTTATTGTCGGGGGAAAATTTGAACGTGCCGAAACGCTTTGCCGAAATGTTTGTGAGGGTGTGAACGCTATCAGATTTAACGAATATCCCGAACTTGCGGTTTCTTGTTCAATCGGTTTAGTCCCATGCGCTCATAACGATAATATTCCGGATATACTCAAGCACTCCGACGAAGCCTTGTACCGTGCAAAAGAGCAGGGGCGGAACCGCGTGTGTACGGCTTAATACAGCAAGAGCAACCCGGTGCTGTCATATCAATATGAAAAATAATAAGGTTTATACGGTATGATTTCGCTTTTAAAACTTTTCGGTGTCGGAGTATTCATTGGAATTGCCAATGTTGTACCCGGAGTTTCCGGCGGTACGATTGCGGTGATTTGCAATGTCTACGATAAACTAATCATATTGAGTTCGCTTAATTTTAAACGGATAAAGGAGGCCTGGCAGGATATTCTTTGCCTTGCCTTGGGAATCGGTGCGGGCATTGTGCTGTTTGCAAAGGTGATTACGCTGCTATACCGCGCGTATCCGGCACAGACCAGTGCCTTTTTTATCGGGGTTGTGGCGGGGAGCATACCGTTTTTGTTCCGAAAAACCCGTGCCGGCATTCCCGCTGCAGCAGTTGCAGAGGATGGTTCCCTGACATCCGGATGGCTGTATGGGACACTATGCTGCGGTGCTGCCGGTTTTGCGCTGATGCTGGGAATGTTTTTCTTACAGCGTCGCGGTATACAGACTGCTGCCGTTGTTACCGCCTTTTCACCGATATTTGCGGTAAAATTAGCGGTAATGGGAGCTTTGGCTGCGGTTGCGATGTTGGTTCCGGGTATTTCCGGCTCGTTTGTGTTGTTGATTCTCGGTGTATATCCGACAGTACTGCAAGCAGTCGCGGACTTTAATATGCTATTGCTTATACCTATTGCGCTTGGCGTTGGAGCAGGGTTGGTATTCGGAGCACGACTGATTGCCGTATTGTTAGAACGCTTTCCTGCGCCGATGTATGCTTTTATTCTCGGTTTGGTTGCGGGTTCGATACTCTATCTCTATTCGAGTACCAGCTGCCAGCCTTTTACGATGCGGGTTATTTCCGGAACAGTATTTCTTATCGGTTATGCAACCGTCTCATTCTTTTCTAGAAGAGGGGAATCAACGGAACGGAAAGAAAATGTCACCGAAAAGCAATAACCGTATATCTTTTTGAGTGGGAGGAATGTATGTTTGAATCTTTACAAGTAACGTCTAAATTAGTAGACAAGGTAATCAAGCCTTTTTCTGCGTTAGCAGAGCACGGTGTGTTGGTTAGTGCCGGACACGGAACGGAGCGCGGCGAGTGGAATACTATGACCGCATCGTGGGCATTGATGGGGCATTTATGGAACCGACCGATGGCTGCTTTGTTTATTAGACCGCAGCGGCATACCGCGGTATTTGCCGAAGAAGAAGATTACTTGAGCGTGTCCTTTTTGGATACTGCCGATGAAAAAATGTGCGAAGCCCTTAAAATTTGCGGTACCGTGTCGGGCAGGGATGAAGACAAAGCGGCCAGCGCAGGGCTTACACCGGTGTTTCACGACAATACCGTTATCGGATTTGAAGAAGCCATACTCACCGTATCATGCCGGAAACTCTATCGAAGTCAGTTCGATATGGACTTGTTTTTAGACCCGCAGGTCATTATCGACTGTTATCCCAAGAAAGATTTTCACTACGTCTATTTCTGCGAAATCCGCGATGCCTACCTTCGCCATAAATAGCAACCGCCTGATGCGTTTGCCCGCACCCCATGAGAGGTATATATGAAAAAATTAACTGTACTAGTTTTTATGATAATGCTTGTGAGTGCCGTGTTTGCACAGGATGCGGCGCAAACTGAAACAGGCAGTCTTGAAGATGAGCTGTTCGGCGGCGATACTGAAGCGCTCGTAACACCGGAGCAGGCAAACGCCGAAACTCAAAAAAACGGTGTTTCCCTAACGGGCGATCTTAAAACCGCAACACTCGCACTCGAAAGCAATAAATTGCGTATCGGCGGCTCGTTAAACGCTGAATTGGGGCTTAAATATGTATGGGCTGATCCGTACACAAAAAAGAATGATGTGAAAAAAGCATTTTTAAATCCCGAGGTGGCGCAGCTGCGGCCGACAATCGGTGCAAATCTCTTTTTCGATGCACGTCCCGTACAGGACTTAAAGCTGTATGGCAAGTTTATCTTTGAATTTCCGTTTGAAAAAAACTTGAACGGAAAGATTTCGGTACCGAAATCTCTTGTCCCACCCAACGGTGTTGATATACCGGTGAGCGTAAACGGTTCACCGAATTTTAAAATTTGGGAACTGTATACCGATTTTTCGACAAAGGATATTGCGTTTTTCCGGTTCGGAAAACATACGGTTAAGTGGGGAACCGGCTATTTTTATAGTCCGGCTGATGTTATCAATATTTCGCGGATAGACCCGCAAAAACCGACCGAAGATCGGGAAGGGCGCGTTTCGCTGCGAACGCATATTGTTATTCCTAAGACGCAGTACAATATATGGTTGTATTTGCTGCCCGACACGGAAACATTTAAGCCGCAATATACGGCGGGAGCTGCAAAGGCAGAGTTTGTGTTTGGCGACTGGGAGTTGGGTGTCGGCGGCTGGTATCGCTATGAAAAAGCGCCGCGATTTATTACAACTCTCTCCGGCAGTATTGCGGGAAAGGTTGCCGTTTTTGCGGAAGGAGTGTTTGCATGGGGCAGCGATTATACCTATTATAGAGACGATGATGCACTGACGCCGTATACGGTAAAGAATAAGCCGTTTTTCCA from Treponema vincentii harbors:
- a CDS encoding Na+/H+ antiporter NhaC family protein; protein product: MDHFGLWGIIPPVLTIALAFITKDVIVSLFLGILSGCMIVAGGNPAAALMKLTDLLAGSLADSWNIRIFLFCGLLGALVGMLSKTGAAQAFGLWMSKKLKSGTASQFATFIFGLIVFIDDYFNSLTVGTVMRPINDQHKVPRAKLAYILDSTAAPVCILAPVSSWVVTVMSIVRNSEGFSKLGISDFEFFIRAIPYNLYALTTILMILVIIFFKSDFGPMKRSENLAKTTGRLWNEEVYGVISGDIPEEQTTRAKPIDMLLPILLLIVFAIAFFPAVSWINAVNGTTITTISQAAASMSIRDAFINTDSSYALFYAIIFTLVVTYIYYLARRLMNLKEASEAVRDGIKSMVPALIILTMAWSIGTVIRSSPADGGLGLGRYLSELVVSSSFPLWILPAIVFALSAVIAFATGTSWGTFGIMIPIIMPIAVGLTENAGLAQNAALNAIFICISAVLGGAVFGDHASPISDTTILSSTGAACPHLEHVATQMPYALFVAACSLVGFITGGIFMNILSAWIAVLVVFTGGMILLPKITKG
- a CDS encoding GGDEF domain-containing protein codes for the protein MLEVKQRWLEVLRKTSLFSRLTPDQMAVVLSSLFYCELEAGQTLVYEGEIGSELFIIVQGCISISVKSGEENIELGRLHSGDFFGEMSLLEQTARSASCTAVENTSCFMLKARDFSQIIVNDPVIAVSILQQMLSSTVSRLLRTNSFLTQVIQWGDEAKKRAITDPFTGLFNRRYLDDNIGNLIRRNTETTGASFAMVDVDRFGTLNKTYGSVFCDNILLAITDVFKKTFDHQDTLIRYGGDEFCFIVGGKFERAETLCRNVCEGVNAIRFNEYPELAVSCSIGLVPCAHNDNIPDILKHSDEALYRAKEQGRNRVCTA
- a CDS encoding DUF368 domain-containing protein; protein product: MISLLKLFGVGVFIGIANVVPGVSGGTIAVICNVYDKLIILSSLNFKRIKEAWQDILCLALGIGAGIVLFAKVITLLYRAYPAQTSAFFIGVVAGSIPFLFRKTRAGIPAAAVAEDGSLTSGWLYGTLCCGAAGFALMLGMFFLQRRGIQTAAVVTAFSPIFAVKLAVMGALAAVAMLVPGISGSFVLLILGVYPTVLQAVADFNMLLLIPIALGVGAGLVFGARLIAVLLERFPAPMYAFILGLVAGSILYLYSSTSCQPFTMRVISGTVFLIGYATVSFFSRRGESTERKENVTEKQ
- a CDS encoding GGDEF domain-containing protein; protein product: MKKTSFFSGWTDSELDEIMMHCQANEFEDGSIIFTPEENGSKVYLLLNGSAEVLSPDKKTALAEFVAGELFGEIALLTGKPHDAYAIARKQARILEFPKDGVPLETLFHDKPRILAHLFQSLLIFTSQRTRAANLLIKENSPVVRELRNQVYSDKLSGLFNRTYLEESFAEFCKEPFALIMMKPDNFKQINDSFGHEAGDTALIFIAGHLKKAFSENTILARYEGNEFAVLTHLYTDKESARAFAEKIKKELETLDLSHIFNGEKIFLSMSLGVVLFPQHGKIYTDIVTRCSGMPLIGRQRGGSMILFPEDI
- a CDS encoding flavin reductase; this translates as MFESLQVTSKLVDKVIKPFSALAEHGVLVSAGHGTERGEWNTMTASWALMGHLWNRPMAALFIRPQRHTAVFAEEEDYLSVSFLDTADEKMCEALKICGTVSGRDEDKAASAGLTPVFHDNTVIGFEEAILTVSCRKLYRSQFDMDLFLDPQVIIDCYPKKDFHYVYFCEIRDAYLRHK